The Brachyhypopomus gauderio isolate BG-103 chromosome 2, BGAUD_0.2, whole genome shotgun sequence genome contains a region encoding:
- the tlk2 gene encoding serine/threonine-protein kinase tousled-like 2 gives MMEELHSLDPRRQELLEARFTGVGVAKGSGHNESSNQSLCSVGSLSDKELETPEKKSNDQRARKRKGDPFDSQGKGGGRGHKISDYFEFAGVSGAGTSPARGVPPVVRSSPQHSLSNPPAAVQQGSPSSIGSANTDHSHSSCSFKPAVAHTQHRTTQSELTLDKLAALESSKSSDLEKKEGRIDDLLRVNCDLRRQMDEQQRMLERCKERLNKCVTMSKKLLIEKSKQEKMACRDKSMQDRLRLGHFTTVRHGASFTEQWTDGYAFQNLIKQQERVNSQREDIERQRKLLAKRKPPSASQAPPPSLEPNKRKIKSNGAENEMLSLAEYHEQEEIFKLRLGHLKKEEAEIQVELERLERVRNLHIRELKRIHNEDNSQFKDHPTLNDRYLLLHLLGRGGFSEVYKAFDLTEQRYVAVKIHQLNKNWRDEKKENYHKHACREYRIHKELDHPRIVKLYDYFSLDTDSFCTVLEYCEGNDLDFYLKQHKLMSEKEGRSIIMQVVNALKYLNEIRPPIIHYDLKPGNILLVNGTACGEIKITDFGLSKIMDDDNYGVDGMELTSQGAGTYWYLPPECFVVGKEPPKISNKVDVWSVGVIFYQCLYGKKPFGHNQSQQDILQENTILKATEVQFPPKPGVSPEAKAFIRRCLVYRKEDRIDVHQLASDPFLLPHIRKSVATTGNSSTAVASTSSSSNSSASN, from the exons ATGATGGAGGAACTGCACAGCTTGGATCCTCGGAGGCAGGAGCTGCTGGAGGCTCGCTTCACGGGGGTCGGAGTCGCCAAG GGTTCCGGGCACAACGAATCGTCCAATCAGAGCCTGTGTAGCGTGGGCTCTCTGAGTGACAAAGAGCTTGAG ACACCAGAGAAGAAATCTAACGACCAGAGGGCACGCAAAAGGAAAGGAGATCCCTTTGACAGCCAAG GCAAAGGAGGAGGCCGGGGACACAAAATCAGCGATTATTTTGAG ttTGCGGGGGTTAGTGGTGCAGGCACCAGTCCGGCCCGGGGCGTCCCCCCTGTGGTGCGCTCCTCTCCACAACACTCCCTCTCCAACCCTCCCGCTGCA GTGCAGCAGGGAAGCCCCTCCTCTATTGGTTCAGCAAacacagaccactcccactcGTCATGTTCCTTCAAACCAGCCGTCGCACACACGCAGCATCGAACAACACAG TCGGAGCTGACTCTGGACAAGCTGGCCGCGCTGGAGAGCAGCAAGAGTTCGGAcctggagaagaaggaggggcgTATCGATGACCTCCTCAGG gtgaACTGTGACCTGCGTAGGCAGATGGACGAGCAGCAGCGGATGCTGGAACGCTGTAAGGAGCGGCTGAACAAGTGTGTGACCATGAGCAAGAAGCTGCTGATCGAGAAG tcgaAGCAGGAGAAGATGGCGTGTAGGGACAAGAGCATGCAGGATCGTCTGCGTTTGGGTCACTTCACTACCGTACGCCATGGCGCCTCCTTCACTGAGCAGTGGACTGACGGCTACGCTTTTCAGAACTTAATtaa gCAGCAGGAGAGGGTGAACTCTCAGAGAGAGGACATCGAGAGACAGAGGAAGCTATTGGCTAAGAGGAAACCGCCCAGTGCCtcccaggctccgccccccagccTGGAGCCCAACAAACGCAAGATCAAGAGTAACGGCGCCGAGAACGAGAT GTTATCGCTAGCTGAATATCATGAGCAAGAAGAAATTTTCAAATTGAGACTTGGTCATCTAAAGAAG GAAGAGGCGGAGATCCAGGTGGAACTGGAACGGTTGGAGCGAGTGCGTAACCTTCACATTCGAGAACTCAAGAGAATACACAACGAAGATAACTCCCA GTTCAAAGATCACCCCACCCTGAACGACCGATACCTGCTCCTGCACCTGCTGGGTAGAGGAGGCTTCAGTGAAGTCTACAAG GCGTTTGACTTGACTGAGCAGAGGTACGTGGCTGTGAAAATCCACCAGCTCAATAAGAACTGGAGGGACGAGAAGAAGGAGAACTACCACAA GCACGCCTGCCGAGAATATCGGATCCATAAGGAACTGGACCACCCCAGAATCGTCAAACTCTATGATTATTTTTCCCTGGACACTGACTC gttctGCACAGTTCTGGAGTACTGTGAGGGCAACGATCTGGATTTCTACCTGAAGCAGCACAAGCTGATGTCAGAGAAGGAGGGCCGTTCAATCATCATGCAGGTGGTCAACGCCCTCAAATACCTGAACGAGATCCGCCCACCCATCATCCACTACGACCTCAAACCAG GTAACATCTTGCTGGTGAACGGTACCGCCTGTGGGGAGATAAAGATCACGGACTTCGGCTTGTCCAAGATCATGGACGACGATAACTATGGCGTCGACGGCATGGAGCTCACCTCCCAAGGAGCCGGCACCTATTG GTACCTGCCCCCAGAATGCTTCGTGGTGGGGAAGGAGCCTCCCAAGATCTCCAACAAGGTGGACGTGTGGTCGGTGGGCGTGATCTTCTACCAGTGTCTCTATGGGAAGAAG cCGTTTGGACATAACCAGTCGCAGCAGGACATCCTGCAGGAGAACACTATTCTCAAAGCCACAGAGGTGCAGTTCCCTCCCAAACCTGGGGTTTCACCTGAGGCTAAG GCCTTCATCCGCCGGTGTCTGGTCTACCGTAAGGAGGACCGCATCGACGTCCATCAGCTGGCCAGTGACCCCTTCCTGCTCCCACACATTCGCAAATCAGTGGCCACCACCGGCAACTCCAGCACAGCCGTCGCCTCCACCTCCAGTTCCTCCAATAGCAGCGCCTCAAACTGA